One Trichocoleus desertorum ATA4-8-CV12 DNA window includes the following coding sequences:
- the holB gene encoding DNA polymerase III subunit delta', with protein sequence MVSTVFAPLIGQSQAVELLHQAVLQQRIAPAYLFAGPSGVGRSLAARCFLELLFKRDALSAKQPGLQQRLQQGNHPDLLWVEPTYLHQGKLLSAAEAVAAGLKRKAPPQIRLDQVRQLAQFLGRPPMEATRSVIVIEQAETMAEAAANGLLKTLEEPGPATLILIAPGAEALLPTLVSRCQRIPFHRLSTEALAQVLEQEGYAEILQHPELLEIAQGSPGEAIASWQQLQAIPPDLLATLTQPLRSPREALELARRLAKALDTEAQLWLVDYLQHALWRSRRQPKLLQHLEKARQALLSYAQPRLVWEVTLMAIAQP encoded by the coding sequence ATGGTATCAACCGTTTTTGCACCCCTAATCGGACAATCGCAGGCTGTGGAATTGCTGCACCAAGCCGTACTTCAACAGCGAATTGCGCCTGCCTACTTGTTTGCAGGCCCATCCGGTGTAGGACGTAGTTTAGCGGCTCGGTGTTTTCTAGAACTGCTATTTAAGCGAGATGCGCTGTCTGCTAAACAACCAGGACTGCAACAGCGTCTGCAACAAGGTAACCATCCTGATCTGTTGTGGGTGGAACCGACCTACTTACATCAGGGCAAATTGCTGTCAGCAGCGGAAGCTGTAGCTGCGGGGCTTAAACGGAAAGCGCCTCCTCAAATTCGTCTTGACCAAGTGCGGCAATTGGCACAGTTTCTCGGTCGTCCCCCGATGGAAGCAACCCGCTCCGTTATAGTGATTGAGCAAGCAGAAACAATGGCGGAAGCAGCTGCAAATGGATTGCTGAAAACGCTAGAAGAACCAGGGCCAGCGACGCTGATTTTGATTGCGCCGGGAGCCGAAGCTTTGTTGCCGACATTGGTATCTCGCTGTCAGCGGATTCCCTTTCATCGCCTGAGTACAGAAGCACTCGCTCAAGTGTTAGAGCAGGAAGGCTATGCCGAGATCTTGCAGCATCCAGAGTTGTTGGAGATTGCTCAAGGTAGCCCCGGAGAAGCGATCGCTAGTTGGCAGCAATTGCAAGCGATTCCTCCAGATCTGCTAGCCACTCTGACTCAGCCCCTGCGCTCACCGCGTGAAGCTTTAGAGCTAGCTCGGCGTTTGGCCAAAGCCTTAGATACAGAAGCACAACTTTGGTTAGTAGACTATCTACAACATGCTCTTTGGCGATCGCGGCGGCAACCCAAACTGCTGCAACACTTAGAGAAAGCTCGCCAAGCTCTCCTTAGCTATGCCCAGCCTCGCTTGGTTTGGGAGGTGACTCTGATGGCGATCGCTCAACCTTAA
- a CDS encoding FHA domain-containing protein, whose product MVPELSQNHLLIIEDAKGWRKLVLGKPRYSIGRDRKCDIRLSSLFVGRHHANLVQQLHDDGSYSYRIVDGDLEGKPSVNGLLINGHKLQGHDLKNEDIVVFGPCVRITYFVLENETLDLDTLDLPEFDITLIDPKMVGAACED is encoded by the coding sequence ATGGTACCAGAACTATCCCAAAACCACTTATTGATTATTGAAGACGCCAAAGGTTGGCGCAAGTTGGTTCTTGGTAAACCTCGGTATTCAATTGGTAGAGACCGCAAGTGTGATATTCGCCTCTCTTCACTCTTTGTGGGTCGCCACCATGCCAACTTAGTACAACAGTTGCACGACGATGGTAGCTATTCCTATCGAATTGTGGACGGTGATCTAGAGGGCAAGCCTAGTGTGAACGGGCTGCTAATCAATGGACATAAACTCCAAGGTCATGATCTCAAGAACGAAGATATCGTTGTTTTTGGCCCCTGTGTGCGAATAACCTACTTTGTTTTAGAAAACGAGACCCTTGATCTGGACACACTGGATCTACCTGAATTTGATATCACTTTGATTGATCCCAAAATGGTGGGAGCCGCTTGCGAAGATTGA
- the tmk gene encoding dTMP kinase: protein MQGRLIVFEGVEGSGKTTQMLRSQAWLSENQWFQLLKAQDLAPPILVTREPGGTELGLELRQLLLGYQGQEAIQNRAELLLYAADRAQHVDGYLRPQLAQGSLILCDRYTDSTIAYQGYGRGLDLALIDQLNRAATGGLESDLTLWLDVDAEVGLARMRQRGQADRIEQADLAFHQRVQQGFQSLHQQYPERMIRIDASQSEQAVTQQIQQVLSQRLTQWYQPFLHP from the coding sequence ATGCAAGGTCGGTTGATTGTTTTTGAAGGAGTTGAAGGCAGTGGGAAAACCACCCAAATGCTGCGATCGCAAGCATGGCTTTCTGAAAACCAGTGGTTCCAGTTACTCAAAGCTCAAGATCTAGCTCCACCCATTTTGGTGACCCGGGAGCCAGGAGGCACCGAGCTGGGATTAGAGTTACGTCAGTTGTTGCTGGGCTATCAAGGGCAAGAAGCAATTCAAAATCGAGCTGAGTTGCTTCTCTATGCCGCCGATCGCGCGCAGCATGTCGATGGCTATTTAAGGCCGCAGTTAGCTCAGGGATCTCTGATTTTATGCGATCGCTATACCGACTCCACAATTGCCTACCAAGGGTATGGGCGGGGGTTGGATCTAGCCTTGATTGACCAACTCAACCGAGCTGCAACAGGTGGCCTAGAGAGTGATTTGACTTTATGGTTGGATGTGGATGCCGAAGTGGGTTTGGCTCGGATGCGACAGCGAGGCCAAGCTGACCGGATCGAACAAGCTGATTTAGCCTTTCACCAGCGAGTGCAACAGGGCTTTCAGTCATTACATCAGCAGTATCCAGAGCGGATGATTCGCATTGATGCGAGTCAGAGTGAACAGGCCGTTACCCAACAGATTCAACAAGTTCTCAGTCAGCGCTTAACGCAATGGTATCAACCGTTTTTGCACCCCTAA
- a CDS encoding FHA domain-containing protein, with protein sequence MAPEPPQNHLLIIEDDKGRREFVLNNPIYSIGRDPKCDIRLISQFVSRRHATLVQLPREDGSYYYRVVDGNLKGKPSANGLLINGRKLQAHDLQNEDEIIFGPQVKAVYYLLKQDGMSTIPPDEFDITLISPGMIGDPED encoded by the coding sequence ATGGCACCAGAACCGCCCCAAAATCATTTATTAATTATTGAAGATGACAAAGGCCGCCGCGAGTTTGTTCTTAATAACCCTATCTACTCGATCGGGAGAGATCCCAAATGTGATATTCGTTTGATTTCTCAGTTTGTTTCTCGTCGTCATGCCACTTTAGTACAACTCCCTCGTGAAGATGGCAGCTATTACTATCGAGTTGTAGATGGCAACCTCAAGGGCAAACCTAGTGCGAATGGCCTCTTAATTAACGGTCGTAAACTGCAAGCTCATGACTTGCAGAATGAAGACGAAATTATATTCGGACCGCAAGTAAAAGCCGTCTACTATTTGCTAAAGCAAGATGGGATGTCAACCATACCGCCAGATGAGTTCGATATTACATTAATTAGCCCCGGTATGATTGGCGATCCAGAAGATTGA
- a CDS encoding heavy metal translocating P-type ATPase, producing MQLTPDQIVATPTSPEIVTLEVAGMKCAGCVRTVEQRLSQHPGVISASVNLVTEVATVECAAGIADPAILAQAVTEAGFPTQARYAATATDATARVNSAFPSFRERHQLEIQQQTRRTAIAGLLLLLSGLGHLGQWGWLTLPGLSNIWFHWGLATLALLGPGRFILVEGWRGLRRNAPNMNTLVGLGTFTAYTASCIALFFPRLGWECFFDEPVMLVGFILLGRTLEQRARGRAVAAFEALVSLQPRVARLIPQPTIDPGNQTALTSQTCVEIPAERVRVGEWLQVLPGEKMPVDGKLVAGQTTVDESMLTGESLPVLKQPGELVAAGTLNQSGAIAIQATRTGKDTTLAQIIALVETAQTRKAPIQHLADTVAGYFTYTVMAIAAVTFAFWYGIGTHLWPEVLSRPVAIASLTTHAHLMQQSHLADLPTQTSPLLLSLKLAIAVLVVACPCALGLATPTAILVGSSLGAEQGLLIRGGDVLEQVHHLDTIVFDKTGTLTGGQPTVTDCLPLVTASANLEPLSPQDLLQFAATVENGARHPLAAAILQQAQAQNLDFLPAKDFHTEPGLGVSALVSDRPVVLGNADWLRQQGIPVSDLAQHQAEILAKAGKTVVYVAIAGTLAGLIAAVDLLRPDACATVKQLQQMGLRVCLLSGDRSEVAATVAQAVGIAPENVQSEIRPAGKAAAIAQLQTEGHRVAMMGDGINDAPALAQADIGISLYSGTDVAVETAEIVLMRDRLMDVVRSIRLSRATFNKIRQNLFWAFAYNVLGIPLAAGALLVTTGFALSPAAAGAMMAFSSVSVVTNSLLLRYTPAAKRDETNPNFSHF from the coding sequence ATGCAACTGACTCCAGACCAAATTGTTGCAACTCCAACCTCCCCAGAAATTGTGACTTTAGAAGTTGCGGGGATGAAGTGTGCAGGCTGTGTCAGAACCGTAGAACAGCGGCTCAGTCAGCATCCGGGAGTGATTTCCGCCTCAGTCAACTTAGTAACTGAGGTCGCAACAGTTGAGTGTGCAGCAGGAATTGCTGATCCTGCTATTTTGGCTCAGGCCGTGACCGAAGCGGGCTTCCCGACACAAGCTAGATATGCAGCCACAGCCACTGATGCTACGGCTAGAGTTAACTCTGCCTTTCCAAGCTTTAGAGAACGCCATCAACTTGAAATTCAACAACAAACCCGCCGAACTGCGATCGCAGGCTTACTTCTACTGCTGTCTGGGCTAGGTCACCTCGGACAGTGGGGATGGTTAACTCTTCCGGGTCTCAGCAATATTTGGTTCCATTGGGGTCTAGCCACGCTGGCACTTTTGGGGCCTGGACGTTTCATCTTAGTCGAAGGTTGGCGAGGGCTACGACGCAACGCCCCTAACATGAATACACTCGTCGGTTTGGGCACCTTCACTGCTTACACCGCCAGTTGTATTGCCCTGTTTTTTCCCAGGTTGGGCTGGGAGTGTTTCTTTGATGAACCCGTGATGTTAGTGGGGTTTATTTTGTTAGGCCGTACGCTAGAGCAGCGAGCTAGAGGCCGAGCCGTTGCCGCTTTTGAAGCTTTGGTATCGCTTCAACCTCGGGTTGCCCGACTGATCCCCCAACCCACAATTGACCCCGGCAATCAAACTGCGCTCACCTCACAAACTTGTGTCGAAATTCCGGCGGAGCGAGTGCGAGTAGGGGAGTGGCTGCAAGTGCTACCGGGAGAAAAGATGCCTGTAGACGGCAAATTGGTAGCTGGGCAAACCACAGTCGATGAGTCGATGCTGACTGGTGAATCGTTACCTGTGCTCAAACAGCCTGGGGAATTGGTCGCAGCAGGCACCCTGAACCAATCAGGAGCGATCGCCATCCAAGCCACCCGCACAGGCAAGGACACGACGCTGGCTCAAATCATTGCTCTGGTAGAAACGGCTCAAACTCGCAAAGCCCCGATTCAGCATTTGGCCGACACCGTGGCTGGGTACTTCACCTATACGGTCATGGCGATCGCGGCTGTCACCTTTGCTTTTTGGTACGGAATCGGCACCCATCTCTGGCCCGAAGTTTTGAGCCGCCCCGTAGCGATCGCTTCCCTAACGACTCATGCTCACCTGATGCAGCAGAGCCACTTAGCAGACTTACCGACACAGACCTCGCCATTATTGTTAAGCCTCAAATTAGCGATCGCCGTGTTGGTTGTTGCCTGTCCCTGTGCTTTAGGCTTGGCGACTCCAACCGCGATTTTGGTGGGTTCTAGCTTAGGGGCTGAGCAGGGATTGCTGATTCGAGGAGGCGATGTACTGGAGCAGGTGCATCACCTCGACACCATTGTGTTTGATAAAACTGGTACTCTGACTGGGGGGCAGCCCACTGTTACCGATTGCTTACCTCTAGTCACTGCTAGCGCCAATCTTGAACCACTCTCTCCCCAGGATTTATTACAGTTCGCTGCCACGGTTGAAAACGGTGCCCGTCACCCCCTAGCCGCCGCAATCTTGCAGCAAGCCCAAGCTCAGAATTTGGATTTTCTACCTGCCAAAGATTTCCACACGGAACCGGGGCTGGGAGTTTCGGCATTAGTCAGCGATCGCCCAGTGGTGCTCGGCAATGCTGATTGGCTGCGGCAGCAGGGCATTCCTGTGAGTGACCTAGCCCAGCATCAAGCAGAAATATTAGCGAAAGCTGGCAAAACGGTTGTCTATGTTGCGATCGCAGGTACATTAGCTGGGTTAATTGCTGCCGTTGATCTCCTGCGGCCTGATGCTTGTGCCACTGTCAAGCAGCTTCAGCAAATGGGCTTACGTGTTTGCCTCTTAAGTGGCGATCGCTCCGAAGTAGCAGCCACCGTTGCTCAAGCGGTTGGAATTGCTCCGGAGAACGTGCAGTCTGAGATCCGTCCAGCCGGAAAAGCAGCCGCGATCGCTCAGCTACAAACCGAGGGGCATCGAGTCGCAATGATGGGGGATGGCATCAATGATGCGCCTGCCTTAGCGCAAGCAGATATTGGTATTTCCCTGTATTCAGGTACCGATGTCGCCGTGGAAACCGCCGAGATTGTGCTGATGCGCGATCGCCTGATGGACGTTGTACGATCAATTCGACTGAGTCGCGCTACCTTTAACAAAATCCGTCAGAACTTATTCTGGGCCTTTGCTTACAATGTGCTGGGTATTCCCTTGGCTGCGGGTGCTCTTCTCGTAACCACAGGTTTTGCTCTAAGTCCAGCAGCAGCGGGCGCTATGATGGCTTTTAGTTCTGTCAGTGTCGTCACCAATTCACTTTTACTTCGCTATACTCCCGCTGCTAAAAGGGATGAAACGAACCCAAACTTCTCTCACTTCTAA
- a CDS encoding GAF domain-containing protein: MGQQKEPTAYEKQLVALGRVLQTLREEENVDVLIETTLNYLQDEFDYSLIWIGLYDRLEHRLFGKGGVMPNGDSSFLRQRFILSPGDILEQVVIQQRPVGVPDLREETRAGEWRKAAQKFNIQGTMLFPIRYKDRCFGVSLLGSTLWGVSPRSDEKARLSMIFGGLAAALYQIEEDWQRQQTKRPEEPLLTLLSKLRMLPTLGQRLEAVVEETHHFIGPSRTNIYWFERERRYFWRRVGNHQKTAGFSDANQVASGITVQEISGFYQALAADQLVSIGEAHSSLKADTTSRLMQQIKARSLLAAPILFQNELIGFLAVEGSEARIWEEEEKSYVRGAAQLIALTAPLEEMEEIIQQTRLDQSLTAEVTHAIYSDEDWKSTLKNCADKLCQRLRAERFLVLLYDKDQEKFDICYQSQPANRRPATTPLNMLNDVDWQMLERSTEAVGVENLDEDLKLMAWQEVFLEIGVRSLLMCSTSIGHPLEGLVVICHEATRTWSRPEREILRVVSQQIGLILHQWQLQRQTEQQQKISQTIQWGLTTIQQTYQPDRLERSALQHIAQILQVPFAIMVTWLPGRRGGRIVAPVMANSQFMINTEIVVPVQTDTLVQWALQADGLLPLTADDLTVETRQWLSGSGIGQILVIALRSAPEHEPTGIVIVADERSRHWPERHLNALGTLVSQLAWSRRNLLLTDTLKAQRESLERLNWYKQRRIEEMYRSLNLTLKRLNELSTQNDPLVGTRFQQNLRQFGDALNSVGQLIKDEPWRLRAYYETVPLATLLKRSLERVDHLIKQRQLWSQVHNNEGNLSIAGDITKIEAILYELLVTACHRCQPSGRIDIWCRTLEERWLELSITDNGVIEPRLVAELQTGRSVDLLAPSTLDQPPGLHLLVCQSLIKQMGGEFNLYKLEDGRVLSRLVIPLSAGSPTDKVYANRGNTTGLF; encoded by the coding sequence ATGGGTCAGCAGAAAGAGCCGACAGCCTACGAAAAACAACTAGTTGCTTTAGGTCGTGTCCTCCAGACCCTACGGGAAGAGGAAAACGTCGATGTTTTAATTGAAACTACACTCAATTATCTACAGGATGAATTTGACTATAGCTTGATCTGGATTGGTCTTTACGATCGCTTAGAGCACCGTCTGTTTGGCAAAGGTGGCGTTATGCCCAATGGTGACAGCTCTTTTTTGCGGCAGCGCTTCATCCTGTCTCCAGGCGATATTTTGGAGCAGGTGGTGATTCAGCAGCGCCCGGTCGGCGTGCCAGATCTACGGGAAGAAACGCGGGCAGGAGAGTGGCGGAAGGCGGCTCAGAAATTCAATATTCAGGGCACGATGCTATTTCCGATTCGCTACAAGGATCGCTGCTTTGGCGTGTCTCTATTGGGGTCAACGCTCTGGGGAGTTTCTCCCCGCTCGGATGAAAAAGCACGACTTTCAATGATTTTTGGTGGTTTGGCCGCAGCGCTCTACCAAATCGAAGAGGATTGGCAGCGACAACAAACCAAGCGGCCAGAGGAGCCGTTGTTAACGCTGTTGTCTAAGTTGCGGATGTTGCCGACTTTAGGGCAACGCTTAGAAGCAGTCGTGGAAGAAACCCACCATTTTATTGGGCCTTCTCGGACCAATATCTATTGGTTTGAGCGAGAACGGCGCTATTTTTGGCGGCGAGTGGGTAATCACCAGAAGACAGCCGGGTTTAGTGATGCGAATCAAGTAGCTTCTGGCATTACAGTGCAGGAAATTAGTGGTTTCTATCAAGCCCTAGCAGCTGATCAACTGGTCTCGATTGGTGAAGCTCACAGTTCGCTCAAGGCGGATACAACCAGCCGATTGATGCAGCAGATCAAGGCGCGATCGCTCTTGGCCGCTCCGATTTTGTTTCAGAACGAGCTGATCGGGTTTCTGGCCGTAGAAGGCAGCGAAGCTCGGATTTGGGAAGAGGAAGAAAAAAGTTATGTCCGGGGTGCGGCTCAACTGATTGCTTTGACCGCTCCCCTAGAAGAAATGGAGGAGATTATTCAACAAACGCGGTTGGATCAATCGCTCACCGCCGAAGTCACCCATGCCATCTACAGCGACGAAGACTGGAAGAGCACGCTAAAAAATTGTGCAGATAAACTCTGCCAACGCCTACGAGCGGAACGCTTTCTGGTTTTGCTCTACGACAAAGACCAAGAGAAGTTTGACATTTGCTACCAAAGCCAACCCGCCAATCGTCGGCCCGCAACCACACCGCTGAATATGCTAAACGATGTGGATTGGCAAATGCTGGAGCGCAGCACCGAAGCGGTAGGTGTAGAAAATTTAGATGAAGACTTAAAGCTGATGGCTTGGCAAGAGGTCTTCCTCGAAATTGGGGTGCGATCGCTCCTCATGTGTAGTACGTCTATTGGTCATCCCTTAGAAGGGTTAGTCGTAATTTGCCATGAAGCAACTCGCACCTGGAGCCGTCCCGAACGAGAGATTCTCCGAGTGGTGAGTCAGCAAATTGGTTTGATTTTGCACCAATGGCAACTCCAGCGGCAAACTGAACAGCAGCAGAAAATCTCCCAGACAATTCAGTGGGGCCTCACCACCATCCAGCAGACTTACCAGCCGGATCGCCTAGAGCGCTCGGCTTTGCAGCACATTGCTCAAATTCTGCAAGTTCCTTTTGCCATCATGGTGACGTGGCTACCAGGGCGACGAGGGGGACGGATTGTGGCCCCAGTGATGGCGAACAGTCAGTTCATGATCAATACAGAAATAGTCGTGCCTGTGCAGACAGATACGCTGGTGCAGTGGGCATTGCAAGCCGACGGGCTGTTACCTTTGACCGCTGATGATCTGACTGTAGAAACGCGACAATGGCTTTCTGGGTCTGGAATCGGTCAAATTTTAGTCATAGCACTCCGCAGCGCTCCAGAGCATGAACCGACTGGAATTGTGATTGTTGCAGATGAGCGATCGCGGCATTGGCCAGAACGACATTTGAATGCTTTGGGTACCCTGGTCAGCCAGTTGGCTTGGTCGCGTCGTAATTTGCTCCTGACCGACACCCTAAAAGCGCAGCGGGAAAGCCTGGAGCGATTGAACTGGTACAAACAGCGCCGGATTGAAGAAATGTATCGTTCGCTCAACTTAACGCTCAAACGCCTCAACGAACTTTCGACTCAGAACGATCCACTGGTGGGCACTCGCTTTCAGCAGAACCTCCGCCAATTTGGAGATGCCCTCAATAGCGTTGGTCAGCTAATTAAGGACGAACCGTGGCGGTTACGGGCCTACTACGAGACGGTGCCTCTGGCCACATTGCTCAAGCGATCGCTAGAGCGAGTCGATCACTTAATTAAGCAACGCCAGTTGTGGTCTCAGGTACATAACAACGAAGGCAACCTCTCGATCGCCGGGGACATCACCAAAATTGAGGCGATTTTGTATGAATTGCTAGTTACGGCTTGTCACCGTTGCCAACCGAGTGGCCGTATTGATATTTGGTGCCGTACTTTAGAAGAGCGTTGGCTAGAGCTGTCAATTACAGACAATGGCGTGATTGAGCCGAGGTTAGTTGCTGAGTTACAGACCGGACGCTCTGTAGACTTGCTGGCTCCTTCCACACTGGATCAACCCCCTGGCTTGCACCTACTAGTTTGCCAATCTTTGATTAAGCAAATGGGAGGCGAATTCAACCTCTACAAGTTAGAGGATGGTCGCGTTTTGAGCCGCTTGGTGATTCCGCTTTCGGCAGGATCTCCGACTGACAAAGTCTACGCGAACCGAGGCAACACCACTGGCCTCTTCTAA
- a CDS encoding quinone-dependent dihydroorotate dehydrogenase: MDIYQVGLRPLLFSGLKADPEKLHLQALQLLSWLDRTGNQLPASWAQARLQQSCCFSDPRLERSLWGLSFPNPVGLAAGFDKDGVAAGVWPHLGFGFTEVGTVTFQAQPGNPQPRLFRLPLDQAALNRMGFNNQGAAAMAAMFEARRQRQVTPNASQLKIPIGINLGKSKITPLEEAAADYLGSFRLLKDWGDYFVINVSSPNTPGLRSLQATEQLEPILAALQQENQRQKPMLVKIAPDLEWEAIADVIALAQKHHLAGIIATNTTIRRDGLKTEVIEATGKSVQDEAGGISGAPVRQRSTEVIRFIYQQTQGQLPIIGVGGIFTAEDAWEKITAGASLVQVYTGWIYEGPWMVRRILTGLGQKLEQQGLATLADAVGINTQA; encoded by the coding sequence TTGGACATCTATCAAGTCGGTTTACGTCCCCTTCTCTTCTCTGGATTGAAAGCAGATCCAGAGAAGTTGCATCTACAAGCGCTTCAACTGCTCAGTTGGTTAGACCGCACTGGTAATCAGCTACCTGCGAGTTGGGCACAAGCTCGATTGCAGCAATCTTGTTGCTTCTCAGATCCACGACTTGAGCGATCGCTGTGGGGATTAAGCTTCCCCAATCCTGTTGGGTTGGCTGCTGGCTTTGACAAAGATGGCGTGGCCGCTGGGGTTTGGCCTCATTTGGGCTTTGGGTTCACCGAAGTTGGCACCGTGACGTTTCAGGCCCAGCCCGGAAATCCGCAGCCTCGCTTGTTTCGCTTACCCCTGGATCAGGCGGCCTTAAACCGGATGGGCTTCAACAACCAAGGCGCAGCGGCGATGGCGGCTATGTTTGAGGCGAGGAGGCAGCGGCAAGTAACACCCAATGCTTCTCAGCTCAAAATTCCCATTGGTATTAATCTAGGCAAGTCTAAAATTACGCCCTTAGAAGAGGCAGCGGCAGATTACTTAGGCAGTTTCCGGTTGCTCAAGGATTGGGGTGATTATTTTGTGATCAATGTTAGCTCTCCCAACACCCCAGGATTGCGATCGCTCCAAGCTACTGAACAACTAGAACCGATTTTGGCCGCTTTGCAGCAAGAAAACCAACGGCAAAAGCCGATGTTAGTCAAGATTGCGCCCGATCTAGAATGGGAGGCGATCGCGGATGTGATTGCCCTGGCCCAAAAACATCACTTAGCGGGGATCATTGCTACCAACACCACGATTCGACGGGATGGCCTCAAAACAGAGGTGATTGAAGCCACGGGCAAATCAGTGCAGGACGAAGCAGGCGGCATCAGTGGTGCTCCAGTGCGACAACGATCCACAGAAGTCATTCGCTTTATCTACCAACAAACTCAAGGTCAGTTGCCCATCATTGGCGTCGGTGGCATTTTTACCGCAGAGGATGCTTGGGAGAAAATTACCGCTGGAGCCAGTTTGGTGCAGGTGTACACAGGCTGGATTTACGAAGGCCCGTGGATGGTACGGCGAATTTTGACCGGGCTGGGGCAAAAGCTGGAGCAACAAGGACTCGCCACTTTAGCCGATGCAGTTGGCATCAATACGCAAGCTTAA
- a CDS encoding FHA domain-containing protein: protein MSSALKQNHLLIIEDDKGQRHFTLDGSVYTIGRDSKCNICLASLFVSRRHATLVKLPKENGSYYYRIQDGSLKGKPSVNGLLINGYKLQGHDLQTKDVVVFGPSVRIIYFVLEEDELANLDPDELDIPEFDVTLIDPKMVGVSSED, encoded by the coding sequence ATGTCTTCAGCACTTAAGCAAAATCATCTTTTAATCATTGAAGATGACAAGGGGCAACGACACTTTACCCTTGACGGTTCGGTCTATACAATTGGCAGAGATTCCAAATGTAATATTTGTCTCGCCTCTCTGTTCGTGTCACGGCGGCATGCCACCTTAGTCAAACTGCCTAAGGAAAATGGCAGCTATTACTACCGTATCCAAGATGGCAGCCTGAAAGGTAAACCCAGTGTGAATGGGTTGCTGATTAATGGATACAAGCTGCAAGGCCATGACTTACAAACCAAAGATGTAGTGGTATTTGGCCCTTCGGTGCGAATTATTTACTTTGTTTTAGAAGAAGATGAGCTGGCTAACTTAGATCCTGATGAGCTTGATATCCCAGAATTTGATGTGACATTAATTGATCCTAAAATGGTAGGAGTTTCTTCGGAAGATTGA